From Selenihalanaerobacter shriftii, a single genomic window includes:
- a CDS encoding molybdopterin-dependent oxidoreductase: MKEENILTTACIRNCSGSCIIKAHVKNGKITQITTDNLIDDSLETPQLRACVKGRSYRERVYSPNRLKYPMKRVGERGEGKFKRISWDEALDIIADKLTSIKENYGNKSMMDLFHSGVVHTVLHSTWRQLSNRFFNMFGGSVQQDFTSLSEGAKDAAIPYILGDIEYSSQSDLLETELIIMWGWNPAETTSGTNTSWYIAQARQKGIKTICIDPRHTETVATLADEWLPIKPGTDIALASAMAYVMIKEDLCDDKFINKFTIGYEEYKKYILGKEDGIPKTPQWAAEITGLSSQQIQSLAREYTKADLAMLIPGLGLQRTAYGEQISRALPTLAAMTGNIGLKGGNSGIPQYNMKTNDIGLGRLPTFENSTGIEFPIYTWSDYILQGKDGGYQSDIKASYFIGSNILNQTADINKGIKALKSLDFIVVHELFMTRTAKYADILLPVTTFFEREDIMEYDGVAVFMPQIIEPMYEAKSDFEIFTELGARLGFDYTGGKSKEEWLRNFVEESEIPYSYEEFKEEGIYRNDNRDLKPSYYQQIHEGKPFNTPSGKIEIYSERLASLNDSEIPPIPKYIESWETPDDELINEYPLQLILPHDKYRVHSQFNDNPLLQNLKLDAIQINTEDAKERNISDEDEVLIYNERGKVILAADVTERIRPGVVAINQGGLVNILTSARPTPLAKAATMHTTLVEVEKN; encoded by the coding sequence ATGAAAGAGGAAAATATATTAACTACAGCTTGTATTCGTAATTGTAGCGGAAGTTGTATAATTAAAGCTCATGTGAAGAACGGTAAAATAACACAGATTACTACTGATAATTTAATAGATGATAGTCTAGAGACACCACAGTTAAGAGCATGTGTTAAAGGAAGGTCATATCGAGAGCGGGTTTATTCTCCTAATCGACTTAAATATCCTATGAAAAGAGTTGGGGAAAGAGGAGAAGGTAAATTCAAGCGGATTTCTTGGGATGAAGCTTTAGATATTATAGCTGATAAGTTAACTAGCATCAAAGAAAATTATGGAAATAAAAGCATGATGGATTTGTTTCATTCTGGAGTTGTTCATACTGTATTACATTCGACTTGGAGACAATTATCGAATAGGTTTTTTAATATGTTTGGAGGTTCTGTTCAACAGGATTTTACTTCATTAAGTGAAGGGGCTAAGGATGCTGCTATTCCTTATATTTTAGGAGATATAGAATATAGCAGTCAATCTGACTTATTAGAGACTGAACTGATCATTATGTGGGGTTGGAATCCAGCCGAGACTACTTCTGGGACTAATACTTCTTGGTATATTGCTCAGGCTAGACAAAAAGGAATTAAGACCATCTGTATTGATCCTAGACATACAGAGACTGTAGCTACTTTAGCAGATGAATGGTTACCAATTAAACCAGGAACAGATATTGCTTTAGCCTCAGCTATGGCTTATGTAATGATTAAAGAAGATTTATGTGATGATAAATTTATCAATAAATTTACTATCGGTTATGAGGAATATAAAAAGTATATTTTAGGAAAAGAGGATGGAATACCTAAGACCCCTCAATGGGCAGCAGAAATTACCGGACTTTCTAGTCAACAGATTCAAAGTCTAGCTAGAGAGTATACTAAGGCTGATTTAGCTATGTTAATTCCAGGTTTAGGATTGCAACGTACTGCTTATGGTGAACAAATTTCTAGGGCGTTACCTACTTTAGCAGCTATGACTGGTAATATAGGACTTAAAGGTGGAAATTCTGGTATTCCTCAATATAATATGAAGACTAATGATATAGGATTAGGAAGGTTACCTACTTTTGAAAATTCAACAGGAATTGAATTCCCTATTTATACTTGGTCTGATTATATTTTACAAGGTAAAGATGGTGGCTATCAAAGTGATATCAAGGCATCTTATTTTATTGGAAGTAATATATTAAATCAAACTGCTGATATAAATAAAGGAATTAAGGCACTTAAATCTTTGGATTTTATTGTAGTCCATGAATTATTTATGACTAGAACGGCTAAGTATGCTGATATCTTACTACCTGTTACTACTTTCTTTGAACGAGAAGATATTATGGAGTATGATGGAGTAGCAGTTTTTATGCCACAAATTATTGAACCTATGTATGAAGCTAAATCTGATTTTGAAATTTTTACTGAATTAGGAGCTCGATTAGGTTTTGATTATACTGGTGGGAAGAGTAAAGAAGAATGGTTGCGAAATTTTGTTGAAGAATCTGAAATTCCTTATAGTTATGAAGAATTTAAAGAGGAAGGAATCTATAGAAATGATAATAGGGATTTGAAACCATCTTATTATCAGCAAATTCATGAAGGTAAACCGTTTAATACTCCTTCAGGTAAGATCGAAATTTATTCAGAAAGATTAGCAAGTTTAAATGATTCAGAAATACCACCTATACCAAAATATATTGAAAGTTGGGAAACACCAGATGATGAATTAATTAATGAATATCCTTTACAGTTGATTTTACCACATGATAAATATAGAGTGCATTCTCAATTTAATGATAATCCGTTATTGCAGAATTTAAAATTAGATGCTATTCAAATTAATACAGAGGATGCTAAAGAAAGAAATATCAGTGATGAGGATGAAGTTCTAATTTATAATGAACGAGGGAAAGTAATTTTAGCAGCAGATGTAACAGAACGAATTCGACCTGGAGTAGTTGCTATCAATCAAGGCGGTTTGGTCAATATTTTAACTAGTGCTCGACCTACTCCATTAGCGAAAGCAGCTACCATGCATACTACATTAGTCGAAGTTGAAAAAAATTAG
- a CDS encoding 4Fe-4S dicluster domain-containing protein — MQLKFYFDQNKCINCNACVVACKSWNNLDGISYRRVITKENGKFPDVSVENISVSCNHCQEPACQRVCPIDAISKDKENGVVNVNQDKCIGCMKCKEVCSIDAPQFLDKINAKMQKCDFCYDRLGEGKAPICVKACIMRTLKFGTLANN; from the coding sequence ATGCAGCTTAAATTTTATTTTGATCAGAATAAATGTATTAATTGTAATGCTTGTGTAGTAGCTTGCAAGTCATGGAATAATTTAGATGGAATAAGCTATAGGAGAGTGATTACAAAAGAGAACGGTAAATTCCCTGATGTATCTGTGGAGAATATATCTGTCTCGTGTAATCATTGTCAAGAACCAGCATGTCAAAGAGTCTGTCCAATTGATGCAATTAGTAAAGATAAAGAAAATGGGGTTGTTAATGTAAATCAAGATAAATGTATAGGATGTATGAAATGTAAAGAGGTGTGTTCTATTGATGCACCACAATTCTTGGATAAAATTAATGCAAAGATGCAGAAATGTGACTTTTGTTATGACAGATTAGGTGAAGGTAAAGCTCCTATTTGTGTAAAAGCATGTATAATGAGAACTTTAAAATTTGGTACTCTTGCAAATAACTGA
- the tatC gene encoding twin-arginine translocase subunit TatC has product MSNEEMSLVDHLTELRKRLIIAIGVLIVASIGSYIYSSQIIEILTNPVGKELVYLSPPEAFFTQVKVSFFAGFLISLPIILYNIWRFILPGLEDNEKNYLLILVPLSYLFFVGGVAFGFFVVIPFGIKFFLGFTSANLEAMFSLSKYISFIVSILIPFGLVFELPLLITLLVKMNLITSKFLTDNRKYVIVATFLFAAILTPPDIISQTMMALPLIVLYEGSIIVAKIIE; this is encoded by the coding sequence ATGTCAAATGAAGAGATGTCATTGGTTGATCATTTAACGGAATTAAGGAAACGATTGATAATTGCTATTGGGGTTTTAATTGTTGCTTCAATAGGTAGTTATATATATTCATCACAGATTATTGAGATATTAACTAATCCTGTAGGAAAGGAATTAGTTTATCTTTCACCACCTGAAGCTTTCTTTACACAAGTGAAGGTTTCATTTTTTGCTGGATTTTTAATATCTTTACCGATTATTTTGTATAATATTTGGCGTTTTATTTTACCTGGACTTGAAGATAATGAAAAGAATTATTTACTTATTTTAGTACCGTTATCATATCTTTTCTTTGTAGGTGGAGTAGCTTTTGGATTTTTTGTAGTAATTCCTTTTGGAATTAAGTTCTTTTTAGGCTTTACATCTGCTAATTTAGAAGCTATGTTCTCATTAAGCAAGTATATTTCATTTATTGTTAGTATTTTAATTCCGTTTGGTTTAGTTTTTGAATTGCCATTATTAATAACTTTATTAGTTAAAATGAATTTAATCACATCTAAATTTTTAACTGACAATCGTAAGTATGTAATAGTTGCTACTTTTTTATTTGCGGCGATTTTAACTCCGCCTGATATCATATCTCAAACGATGATGGCTTTACCTTTGATTGTACTTTATGAAGGTAGCATTATAGTAGCAAAGATAATTGAATAG
- a CDS encoding TMEM165/GDT1 family protein yields the protein MDWKLFLMAYGMLFLAELGDKTQLAVFTLVTQYKSPIPIFLGASAALVTVTLIGAFFGEVVTRYIPTEYLQLGAGVIFIVIGIFVLREALGGIIV from the coding sequence ATGGACTGGAAATTATTTCTCATGGCTTATGGGATGTTATTTTTAGCGGAGTTAGGAGATAAAACTCAACTAGCAGTATTTACATTAGTGACTCAATATAAATCTCCAATTCCTATTTTCTTAGGTGCTTCAGCAGCTTTAGTAACAGTTACATTAATTGGAGCATTCTTTGGAGAAGTGGTTACCCGATATATTCCTACTGAATATTTACAATTAGGGGCAGGTGTAATTTTTATTGTGATTGGAATTTTTGTTTTAAGAGAAGCTCTTGGTGGTATAATTGTATAG
- a CDS encoding ATP-binding cassette domain-containing protein translates to MAAIIEVDNLAYQYEDGTKALQDINLCIEENARVAILGPNGAGKSTLLFHLNALYLAQQGSVKIDFKEVSHQNKDWVRSQVGLVFQDPDDQIFSTTVFEDVAFGLLNFGWEDSEEIKVRVEWALKAVNILDLKDKPPHNLSYGQKKRVAIAGILAIEPKIIIFDEPMAYLDPKGQEEFLNIINQLHEREKTLLVVTHDIDFAAEWADTIIVIKDGKVLATGGTKLLSNLDLMGDANLSLPTITNLFNQLNINGDITLPQTIDEAVEILSDLL, encoded by the coding sequence GTGGCTGCTATTATTGAGGTAGATAACTTAGCTTATCAATATGAGGATGGAACTAAAGCATTACAGGATATTAATTTGTGTATTGAAGAAAATGCTAGAGTTGCAATTTTAGGGCCTAATGGGGCTGGAAAGTCGACATTATTATTTCATTTAAATGCTTTATATTTAGCACAACAAGGAAGTGTAAAGATTGATTTTAAGGAAGTGAGTCACCAGAACAAAGATTGGGTTAGAAGTCAAGTTGGTTTAGTATTTCAAGACCCTGATGATCAAATCTTCTCAACAACAGTTTTTGAGGATGTCGCTTTTGGGTTATTAAATTTTGGTTGGGAAGATTCAGAAGAGATTAAAGTAAGAGTAGAATGGGCTTTAAAAGCAGTTAATATTTTAGATCTAAAAGATAAACCACCGCATAATCTAAGTTATGGTCAAAAAAAACGGGTTGCTATAGCTGGTATATTAGCAATTGAACCAAAAATTATTATCTTTGATGAACCTATGGCTTATTTAGATCCTAAAGGTCAAGAGGAATTCTTAAATATAATCAACCAATTGCATGAGAGAGAGAAAACATTATTAGTAGTTACCCATGATATTGACTTTGCAGCGGAGTGGGCAGATACTATAATAGTTATCAAAGATGGAAAGGTGTTAGCAACAGGAGGAACTAAGCTATTATCAAACTTGGATTTAATGGGAGATGCTAATTTGTCATTACCTACTATTACTAATTTGTTTAATCAACTTAATATTAATGGGGATATTACTTTACCACAAACTATTGATGAAGCAGTAGAAATTTTAAGTGATTTATTGTAA
- a CDS encoding class I SAM-dependent methyltransferase — MEFYTEISKYYDYIFPLSEEKFNFFKNNLSKNGEDKSSILDIGTSTGSYAVRLAESGYKVTAIDLDEIMVQRCQQKASEAEIEVTTFKLDMMKLTDKLKQKFDGIICIGNTLVHLSNLDEITEVISQIHELLNSSGKLMMQIVNYDRILKYKINELPRIDREEIGLTFIRKYNFRKDNKIDFNTTLKVNDDQFKNSIQLYPLTSTELITVIEEVGFNNYKLYGDFNFNDYNQDESGPLVLVAEK; from the coding sequence ATGGAATTTTATACAGAAATCAGTAAGTATTATGATTATATATTTCCTTTAAGTGAGGAAAAATTTAATTTTTTTAAGAATAATTTATCTAAAAATGGAGAGGATAAGTCTTCAATTTTAGATATAGGAACATCTACTGGAAGTTACGCTGTAAGACTTGCAGAGTCAGGTTATAAAGTAACAGCTATTGATTTGGATGAAATAATGGTTCAACGATGTCAGCAAAAGGCAAGTGAAGCTGAGATAGAGGTAACAACATTTAAATTAGATATGATGAAATTAACTGATAAATTAAAACAAAAATTTGATGGAATTATCTGTATTGGAAATACCTTAGTGCATTTATCTAATTTAGATGAGATTACTGAGGTTATTTCACAAATACATGAATTGCTAAATTCAAGTGGTAAATTAATGATGCAAATAGTAAATTATGATCGTATTTTAAAGTATAAGATTAATGAGTTACCACGGATTGATAGAGAAGAAATAGGACTAACTTTTATTAGGAAATATAATTTTAGGAAGGATAATAAAATTGACTTTAATACTACATTAAAAGTAAATGATGATCAGTTTAAAAATTCTATTCAATTATATCCCTTAACCTCTACAGAATTAATCACAGTTATAGAAGAAGTAGGTTTTAATAATTATAAATTGTATGGTGATTTTAATTTTAATGATTATAATCAGGATGAATCAGGACCACTAGTGTTAGTGGCAGAAAAGTAG
- a CDS encoding MATE family efflux transporter — protein MADKRKLILEGKILPTLLKLSLPIIIGMLMQTMFNIVDTYFVGKLGANGLAAISLTFPVVMFMVSIGNGIAIGGSSLLSRLLGSNQYKEAKNAILHTILLAFLVSFIFTIFGLRLAPKIFKFMGATTELMPLTLDYITIIFSGSLFIFLFSSLDGILRGQGNMTTSMINLGIATIVNILLDPFLIFGLSFFPRLDMKGAALATVIARGIATIWTLFYFLKSDNVLSLDIKSFKFDFNIIIKIIKVGFPASISQAIFSVALVGFNKLASAFGPNIVAAFGLGFRLDTLAVLPGLGLAATMTTMVGYNFGANKLNRTKKITTAGLKLIFGIMSGVGIIFFFIPKTLVKLFNSNPEVIKYGVQYFKYVSLTYGFLGLGFLSIASFQGIGHGSPAFINNLIRFGIVALPLSWLLIFIFDTGPSGLWTGMAVSNVIFGVISTTWFFYVVNNLLEDIKKTS, from the coding sequence ATGGCAGATAAAAGAAAATTAATTTTAGAAGGTAAAATCTTACCAACATTATTGAAACTATCATTACCAATTATAATCGGGATGTTAATGCAGACAATGTTTAATATAGTAGATACCTATTTTGTTGGAAAATTAGGAGCCAATGGTTTAGCTGCTATTAGCTTAACATTCCCTGTAGTAATGTTCATGGTTTCTATTGGTAATGGTATAGCTATTGGTGGAAGTTCTTTACTATCCAGATTATTAGGGTCTAACCAATATAAAGAAGCTAAAAATGCTATCTTACATACTATCTTGTTAGCATTTTTAGTCAGTTTTATATTTACTATTTTCGGATTAAGATTAGCTCCTAAAATATTTAAATTTATGGGAGCAACTACTGAATTAATGCCATTAACATTAGATTATATCACAATTATCTTTTCAGGTAGCCTTTTTATTTTTCTATTTAGCTCTTTAGATGGAATTTTACGTGGTCAAGGTAACATGACTACCTCTATGATTAATCTTGGAATAGCTACAATAGTTAATATACTATTAGATCCTTTTTTAATATTTGGATTAAGTTTTTTTCCTCGCTTAGACATGAAAGGAGCCGCCTTAGCTACTGTAATTGCTAGAGGTATAGCTACTATTTGGACATTATTCTATTTTCTGAAATCTGATAATGTATTATCATTAGACATTAAATCCTTTAAATTTGATTTTAATATTATTATTAAAATTATCAAAGTTGGATTTCCTGCTTCTATATCGCAAGCTATTTTTTCAGTAGCTTTAGTAGGCTTTAATAAGTTGGCTTCTGCTTTTGGACCAAATATAGTAGCGGCCTTTGGATTAGGGTTTAGATTAGACACATTAGCCGTCTTACCAGGCTTAGGCTTAGCGGCTACAATGACTACCATGGTAGGATATAACTTTGGAGCTAATAAACTAAATCGAACTAAAAAAATAACTACTGCTGGATTAAAACTAATTTTTGGGATTATGAGTGGAGTTGGAATTATCTTTTTCTTTATACCTAAAACCTTAGTTAAATTATTTAATTCAAATCCAGAAGTAATTAAATATGGAGTTCAATACTTTAAATATGTTTCGTTAACATATGGTTTCTTAGGTCTAGGTTTCTTATCAATAGCTTCCTTTCAAGGAATCGGACATGGTTCTCCAGCTTTTATTAATAATCTTATTAGATTTGGAATTGTTGCACTTCCTTTATCATGGCTTTTGATATTTATTTTTGATACTGGACCAAGTGGCCTTTGGACAGGAATGGCAGTATCTAATGTAATCTTCGGAGTAATTAGTACTACATGGTTCTTTTATGTAGTTAATAATTTATTAGAAGATATCAAAAAAACATCTTAA
- a CDS encoding small, acid-soluble spore protein, alpha/beta type: MDKQKAMNKFKLEIAQELGYIDSPNNSEYRNNLNQIKFDVAQKENVPLQRGYNGNLKAKDAGKIGGNLGGQIGGQMVKKMIKQAENAMVNDYY; encoded by the coding sequence TTGGACAAACAAAAAGCAATGAACAAATTCAAACTTGAAATTGCCCAAGAACTAGGGTATATAGATTCACCAAATAACTCTGAGTATCGTAATAACTTAAATCAAATAAAATTCGATGTAGCCCAAAAAGAAAATGTACCATTACAAAGAGGGTATAATGGAAATTTAAAAGCTAAAGATGCAGGAAAAATTGGAGGAAATTTAGGTGGACAAATTGGAGGTCAAATGGTTAAAAAGATGATTAAACAAGCAGAAAATGCTATGGTAAATGATTACTATTAG
- a CDS encoding DUF1657 domain-containing protein — MTTKDDLQQTLSAMEGLKSQLEIFAQDTNDQEASQMYNNLAQNLNNTAQQLKGRADYVKQEEPQYQGN; from the coding sequence ATGACAACAAAGGATGATCTTCAGCAAACTTTAAGTGCTATGGAAGGTTTAAAAAGTCAGTTAGAGATTTTTGCTCAAGATACTAATGATCAAGAAGCATCTCAAATGTATAATAACTTAGCTCAAAATTTAAATAATACTGCTCAGCAGTTAAAAGGTAGAGCTGATTACGTTAAACAAGAAGAGCCACAATATCAGGGGAATTAG
- a CDS encoding stage V sporulation T C-terminal domain-containing protein produces MKATGIVRKIDNLGRVVIPKEIRKEMKINNGNTLEIFVDQDDSVILKKYSPVEELDRLEDYIDTLIETTECNVMITDTDKVVAGSKEMERYAKRPVGHGVKQAMENRNTEIIETATEANICEGCNKHDKCELGSVLISPIIKQGDVLGAIILSSENRALGDYESKIAETSSKIFSKQLGL; encoded by the coding sequence ATGAAAGCAACAGGAATAGTAAGAAAAATAGACAATTTAGGTAGAGTAGTAATTCCTAAAGAAATACGCAAAGAAATGAAAATTAATAATGGTAACACTCTAGAAATCTTTGTAGATCAAGATGATAGTGTGATTTTAAAGAAGTATAGTCCAGTAGAAGAACTAGATAGACTTGAAGACTATATTGATACATTAATAGAAACTACTGAGTGTAATGTTATGATTACAGACACAGATAAAGTAGTAGCTGGTTCTAAAGAGATGGAGCGATATGCTAAAAGACCAGTTGGTCATGGAGTTAAGCAAGCTATGGAGAATAGGAATACTGAAATAATTGAAACTGCTACAGAAGCTAATATTTGTGAAGGGTGTAATAAGCATGATAAATGTGAATTAGGATCGGTATTAATTTCACCAATTATTAAACAAGGTGATGTGTTAGGAGCTATAATTTTATCTTCAGAGAATAGGGCCTTAGGAGATTATGAAAGTAAGATTGCAGAAACTTCGTCGAAAATTTTTAGTAAACAACTAGGGTTATAA
- a CDS encoding 4Fe-4S binding protein has product MKDSVKNSVKNIVKVRNIIQASFIILLLYMGWRFYQFIRYFETGGATEFITRPPGVEGFLPISALLGLKQLLEVKVFDPIHPAALVLLLNIILISFLFKKGFCSWICPIGTISEAFGKLGEKIFGRTFELPNIIDWFLMLPKYIILAFFVKTIFLDMSIMAVINFMQSPYNLIADVKMLYFFLDLSPLAIKVLIFLSVASILIKNFWCRYLCPYGALLGIVSVFSPVKVTRNEDRCIDCGKCTKVCPNQIQVHEKEQVVSPECDACLNCISNCPYSEDALSLSIYKKKTLSLIKYSILLIGVFIAIIMIAKITGYWETKIGIEVYKELIPKAEYLNH; this is encoded by the coding sequence ATGAAAGATTCAGTAAAAAATTCAGTAAAAAACATAGTAAAGGTTAGAAATATTATTCAAGCATCTTTTATTATCCTATTATTATATATGGGATGGCGATTTTATCAATTCATTCGTTACTTTGAAACCGGAGGAGCAACAGAATTTATAACTAGACCCCCAGGAGTAGAAGGATTTTTGCCAATTAGTGCCTTATTAGGATTAAAACAATTGTTAGAAGTTAAAGTTTTTGACCCTATTCATCCAGCAGCATTAGTCTTACTTTTAAATATAATATTAATTTCATTTTTGTTTAAAAAAGGATTCTGTAGTTGGATTTGTCCAATTGGAACTATTTCTGAAGCTTTTGGTAAACTTGGAGAAAAAATATTTGGTAGGACTTTTGAACTACCTAATATTATAGATTGGTTTTTGATGTTGCCTAAATATATTATCTTAGCTTTTTTTGTGAAAACTATCTTTTTAGATATGTCAATAATGGCAGTAATAAACTTCATGCAATCTCCTTATAATTTAATAGCAGATGTAAAAATGTTATATTTCTTTTTAGATTTAAGCCCTTTAGCAATTAAAGTTTTAATCTTTTTATCTGTAGCTTCAATTTTAATCAAGAATTTTTGGTGTAGGTACTTATGTCCGTATGGTGCTTTATTAGGAATAGTTAGTGTATTCAGTCCAGTTAAGGTGACTAGAAATGAAGATAGATGCATTGATTGTGGCAAATGTACGAAAGTATGTCCTAATCAAATTCAGGTTCATGAAAAAGAACAGGTGGTATCACCAGAATGTGATGCTTGCTTAAATTGTATTAGTAATTGTCCATATTCAGAAGATGCTTTAAGTTTATCTATCTATAAGAAGAAAACATTATCTTTAATTAAATATTCTATTCTACTGATAGGAGTATTTATAGCAATAATTATGATTGCTAAAATAACAGGTTATTGGGAAACAAAGATTGGTATTGAAGTATATAAAGAATTGATTCCTAAAGCTGAATATCTTAATCATTAA
- a CDS encoding ZIP family metal transporter: MERLLIMSFIAGLAIGLGGLLVFIIENLSKKLLATILGFSAGIMLFITLFKMLPSSIAKGEILYTIIGLIIGFSLTFVLDRITPHHCFHRLHHQDEDGTVKDNQLIKMGLFIGLGVALHNLVEGLTVGAGHFTEDNLGIFIALALAFHNIPIGIAIATPLKLGNLNNLKIILITILVGLFTPLGAVISLFLYQLSDIFFSLSLALAGGIMLNIIGRELIPESYEYHKGFASLGLILGMVFIQLLHH, translated from the coding sequence ATGGAAAGACTTTTGATTATGAGCTTTATAGCGGGTTTAGCTATTGGTTTAGGTGGATTATTAGTATTCATTATTGAGAACTTAAGTAAAAAATTGTTAGCAACCATATTAGGGTTTTCAGCTGGAATAATGTTATTTATTACTTTATTTAAAATGTTACCTTCATCTATAGCCAAAGGTGAAATATTATATACTATAATTGGTTTAATAATTGGATTCTCTTTAACATTCGTATTAGATAGAATAACACCTCACCATTGTTTCCATCGTTTACATCATCAGGATGAAGATGGAACAGTTAAAGATAATCAATTAATTAAGATGGGATTATTTATTGGATTAGGGGTGGCGTTACATAATTTAGTAGAGGGATTAACAGTTGGTGCTGGTCATTTTACAGAAGATAATTTAGGAATATTTATTGCGTTAGCCTTGGCTTTTCATAATATTCCTATTGGAATAGCAATTGCTACTCCATTAAAACTAGGTAATTTGAATAATTTGAAAATTATCTTAATTACAATTCTTGTAGGACTATTTACTCCTTTAGGTGCTGTCATTAGTCTATTTTTATATCAATTATCAGATATATTCTTTTCTTTAAGTTTAGCTTTAGCTGGGGGAATTATGTTGAATATAATTGGGAGAGAATTAATTCCTGAATCATATGAATACCATAAAGGTTTTGCCAGTTTAGGATTAATTTTAGGTATGGTCTTTATTCAACTACTTCATCATTAG
- a CDS encoding ArsR/SmtB family transcription factor has translation MDDDKCLSCEVYKLHEENIKLIEERELSEDIIMKLAETFKVLGDPTRIKIINALSNVELCVCDISEHLEMSSSAVSHQLRVLRNLNLVKYRKEGRSVYYSLDDDHILQLFSQCLEHVLEENN, from the coding sequence ATGGATGATGATAAATGTTTAAGTTGTGAAGTTTATAAGTTACATGAAGAAAATATTAAGTTAATTGAAGAAAGAGAATTATCAGAGGATATAATTATGAAATTAGCAGAAACTTTTAAAGTATTAGGGGATCCAACTCGAATAAAGATTATTAATGCACTAAGTAATGTTGAGCTCTGTGTCTGTGATATATCTGAGCACTTAGAAATGAGTTCTTCAGCTGTCTCACATCAGTTAAGAGTTTTAAGGAATTTAAATTTAGTTAAATATCGAAAAGAAGGTAGATCGGTTTATTATTCTTTAGATGATGATCATATTTTACAATTATTTAGTCAATGTTTAGAACATGTTTTAGAAGAAAATAATTAA
- a CDS encoding nitrite/sulfite reductase domain-containing protein: MDKTGQGTKKDILAKGAILQRDGSYAIAPHAPGGIMEPDDLIKIGEVAKKYNCEVVKATSSQRIAIVGLEESDIDAAWQDLGMDPGYAIGICVRSIKICPGTTFCKRGQQDSVGIGLKLDEKYHGIDMPGKFKIGVSGCPNKCMDTEFRDIGLMGTAKGFTIYVGGRGGVKARLGDVLISNQPEEETLQIIDNIINYFKDTGEERERLGEFIDRVSFDKFKNKVLS; encoded by the coding sequence ATGGATAAAACAGGCCAAGGAACCAAAAAAGATATATTGGCAAAAGGTGCAATATTACAAAGAGATGGTAGTTACGCTATAGCTCCTCATGCGCCAGGGGGAATTATGGAACCAGATGACTTAATCAAAATAGGTGAAGTAGCTAAAAAGTATAATTGTGAAGTTGTTAAAGCCACTTCTTCTCAGAGAATCGCCATAGTTGGATTAGAAGAATCAGATATAGATGCTGCCTGGCAAGATTTAGGGATGGATCCTGGTTATGCAATTGGTATATGTGTTAGAAGTATTAAAATTTGTCCAGGAACTACATTCTGTAAGCGTGGTCAACAGGATTCAGTGGGGATTGGATTAAAGCTAGATGAAAAGTATCATGGAATTGATATGCCTGGTAAGTTTAAGATAGGAGTCAGTGGATGTCCTAATAAATGTATGGATACTGAATTTAGAGATATTGGGTTAATGGGTACAGCAAAAGGATTTACTATTTATGTAGGAGGACGTGGTGGAGTAAAGGCAAGGTTAGGTGATGTACTAATTAGTAATCAGCCAGAAGAAGAAACATTACAGATTATTGATAATATTATTAATTATTTCAAAGATACAGGAGAAGAAAGAGAAAGATTAGGTGAATTTATAGATAGAGTAAGCTTTGATAAATTCAAAAATAAAGTACTTTCTTAG